One Mycolicibacterium sp. ND9-15 genomic window, CGAGGGTCCACGCAGGAAACTGCTGGCGTCGGTGATGGTGACCGAGACTTCGCCGCCAGGAATCCGCACGTCGACGCTGCCGGTGCCGGCGCCGCTGAAGGCCAGCGCCGCGACGGCCGCGGCGACGGTGCCGGTTCCGCACGACCGGGTCTCGCCGACGCCGCGTTCGTGCACGCGCATCGATACCGCGCCGTTCGCCGGCGCCGTCATCACCTCGACGTTCACGCCCTCGGGAAACTGCGCGGTGTCGAAGTGCACCGGTGCCCCGATGTCGAGCGCGGACAGTTCTTCGACGGTCAGGTCGGGGTCGAGGCAGGCCAGATGCGGATTTCCGACGTCGACCGCGAGTCCCGCGAACGGCCTGCCGCCCACGATCGCTTCGCCGGCACCCAGTTGGTTCACCTTGCCCATCTCGACCGTGACGTCGGCGGTGGTCTCGTCCCAGGCATGCAGCACCACCGGACGCGGACCGGCCAGCGAGCCGACCACGAACTCGTCGCGGTCCGCCAGTCCGCTCACGCGCAGGTAATGGGCGAACACCCGCACTCCGTTGCCACACATCTGCGCGACCGACCCGTCGGCATTGCGGTAATCCATGTACCAGTTCTCCCCCGCGACGCCTTCCGGCAACTGCTCGAAAAGACCCGCCCGGTGCGCGGCCTGCGCGGTAGTCACCCGCAGCACACCGTCGGCGCCCAGCCCGCGGCGGCGGTCGCACAGTGCGGCGACCGATCTCGGTGACAGCGTCAGTTCGAAGTCGAGGTCAGGTAGCAGCACGAAGTCGTTCTGCGTCCCGTGGCCTTTGGCGAACTTCACCTGTTCAGGGTACGTCCCGCCACACTCGCACCGTGTCCTCGAGGAGGTCCGACGCGGCGCCGTCCATCCAGGTGGTGCGGTGGTCGCGGCGGAACCAGGACCGTTGCCGGCGCACATAGCGCCGGGTGCCGATGAACGTCGGCTCGCGGGCGGCGGAGCCGTCGCCGCCCGCGTCGAGGTCGGCGAGCACTTGTGCGTAACCCAGCGCGCGCGACGCGGTGACGCCGTCGCGCAGCCCACGATCCAGCAGTGTCCGCACCTCGCCAACCAGCCCGTCGGCGAACATCTTGTCGGTCCGTTGCGCCAGCCGTTCATCGAGAAACGTTGTATCCCAGTCCAATCCGACTATCGCGGTGTCCCAGCGGGGCGCGCCGATGGTGGGAAACGACGCGGCGAACGGCTGACCGGTCAGTTCGACGACCTCGAGCGCCCGCACGATCCGGCGCCCGTCGGTGGGCAGGATCGCAGCGGCCGCATCGGCGTCCACCCGCGCCAGCTCCTCGTGCAGGACGGCCACCCCGATTTCGGCGAGTCGCTGTTCCCACCGGGAGCGCACCGCCGGGTCGGTGGCCGGAAACGTCCAGTTGTCGAGCAAAGACTGGACGTACATCATCGATCCGCCCACCACGACCGGCACGGCGCCGCGTCCCGCGATGGCCTCGACGTCGGCGACGGCCGCGCGCTGGTAGCGGGCCACGCTCGCGGTCTCGGTCACCGCCAGCACGTCGAGCTGGTGGTGCGGGATGCCGCGACGCTCGTCGACGGTCAACTTCGCGGTTCCGATGTCCATGCCGCGGTACATCTGCATCGCGTCCGCGTTGACGATCTCGCCACCGAGTCGCTCGGCCACAGCCAGCGCCAACGCCGATTTGCCGGTCCCCGTCGGTCCGATGATCGCGATCGGCCGTGTCATCCTCTTCGGCTCTTCGGCTGCAAGACGCCCGCGAAGTAGCCGACGCCGTAGGGCGCGCCACGATAAAGCTCCGTGGCCGACCGAGGCACACCCTCCATGAGGCCCGCGAGGACCTGGTAGGGCACCCGCCCGACGATCGTTTCTGGTAGCCGGGACAGCGCGGCGGTGTCGCCGGCGGCCAGGGCATCGACGAGCGCCGCTTGTACGGCGACCGAATCGGGGTCATAACCGCCGGGGGCCGTCGGCGTCAACGTGTTGGCGCCGTCGGCGACGACGAGCACCCCGATCGGGTCGGCCGCGTCGTCGATCTCGGCGCGCAACCGCCTGCCGCGGCCCAGCGCGGCGTCGGCGTCGTCGGCCTCGGCGTATACCCGCACCTCGGCGGAGGCGTCGGTGCGGGCCGCACCGCGCACCCAGCCGGTGATCAAGGCGCACAGCGGCAACGCGGCCGGTTCGCCGTCGACCTCCGGCGACAGCGTGACCCGCAGATCGACGCCGTAGCCGGCAAACGTGCCGGTGTGGCGCGGGCCGATGACCGCATCGCTGGGCCCGTTCCCCACGGCGATCCAGCGCGGTGGCAGCCCGGCCACCGCCGTGAACACGGCTTCGCGCAGATCGCCCAGTTCAGCGGCGGCGCCACCCGCGAGCTCGGGCACCATGACCGGTGCCGACGGGACTATCGCGATGGCGCTCAGCACGCCGTCCACGCTAATGCTGCGCCGCAGGGTCGGCAGCGGTGGCGGCCTCACCGCGGGCGAGGGCGGCCGTCGAGACCACCATCGCCGCCACCGCGGCGACCAGCGTGAGCCAGCCGGCCTCCCCGGGCCGCAGCGTCTCCCCCAGCACGACGATGCCGAGCACCGACGCGACCACCGGTTCGGCGACCGTCATCGTCGGCAGCGACGCGGTCAGCGACCCTGCCCGGAACGCGGCCTGCTGCCATGCGGTGCCCGCGACCGCGACGAGTGCCCAGACGTACAGCTCCGGCGTGCGCAGGAGGGCCTCCAGCCCGTCGTCGAGACGGTCGACGACGCCCTTGGTCAGCACCGCGAACAGGCCCCACAGCCCACCTGACACCAGCGCGAGCAGCACCGCGCTCACGGGGCCTTTCCAGATGTTGGCACCGATGACGCACAGCACCAGCGCCGGACCGAACACCACCAGCACCGCAGTCCAGGTTTCCCACGAAGCGCGGGAATGGCCCGCGGTCGGGTTGCCGACGGTGACGATCACGACGACCGACGCCGCCAGCAGCGCCGCCCAGGCCCACTGCCAACGCGTCACCGGCCGGTGCGACAGCCGGGCGTGGATCGGCAGCGCGAACAGCAGCGATGTGACCAGGATGGCCTGTACGAGAAGCACCGACCCGACACCCAGTGCGGCGGCCTGCAGTGCGAACCCTGCGGCCGCCACGAGGCTGCCCAGCCACCACCGGCGGTCGCGCAGCAGCCGGCTGAACAGTTCGAGATGACCTACCGATTCGTCGGTGACCTCGTGCGCCTGTCGTTGGTGGATCACGTCGCCGATCGCAACGAACAGCGCGGCGCCGAGGGCGAGGAAGACGGCCAACTCCACCCCACTGTCCATGCCGGCCATCGCAGCCCTCCCGTATGTTGTCGCGACGAGCCTAGGCAGGCCATCGCGGGAAGCTGTGCGCACACGCCTCGACGACCTGTTTCAATAGCGTTCGGACAGCGATCAGGCGCCGCGTTGCGCGGCAGATGCGCGGTACGCCGCGGAGGGTACGAGGATTACGGACATGACGACCAGCGAGCCAGGAGGCCAGTCCTCCTCGCCCAAACCCGCTCCCCGGCCCGGACCGCCACGGGCCGTGCCCCGGCCGGGCCGGCCCGGGCCCGCGGTGGCTGCGCCCCCGACCAGCGATCCGCACCGGTTCGGGCGCGTCGACCCCGACGGCACCGTATGGCTGATCACCGGCTCGGGCGAACGGATCGTCGGATCCTGGCAGGCCGGCGACACGGAAGCGGCCTACGCGCACTTCGGTAGGCGCTTCGACGATCTCCAGACGGAGGTCGCGCTGATGGAAAGCCGGCTCCAGTCCGGCACCGGCGACGCTCGCAAGATCAAGGCGGCCGCCCAGACATTGGCCGAGACCCTGCCGACGGCGCACGTGCTGGGCGACGTCGACGCGATCGCTGCCCGACTGCAGGCGATCATCACCCACGCCGACGAGACGGCACAGGCCGAGCGGGCCCGGCGTGAGGAGTTTCGGGCCGCGCAGACCGCCCGCAAGGAGGCGCTGGCCGCCGAAGCCGAAGACCTCGCCGCCAATGCCACCCAATGGAAGGTCGCGGG contains:
- the dapF gene encoding diaminopimelate epimerase yields the protein MKFAKGHGTQNDFVLLPDLDFELTLSPRSVAALCDRRRGLGADGVLRVTTAQAAHRAGLFEQLPEGVAGENWYMDYRNADGSVAQMCGNGVRVFAHYLRVSGLADRDEFVVGSLAGPRPVVLHAWDETTADVTVEMGKVNQLGAGEAIVGGRPFAGLAVDVGNPHLACLDPDLTVEELSALDIGAPVHFDTAQFPEGVNVEVMTAPANGAVSMRVHERGVGETRSCGTGTVAAAVAALAFSGAGTGSVDVRIPGGEVSVTITDASSFLRGPSVLVAHGELSEEWWSLAQR
- the miaA gene encoding tRNA (adenosine(37)-N6)-dimethylallyltransferase MiaA, translating into MTRPIAIIGPTGTGKSALALAVAERLGGEIVNADAMQMYRGMDIGTAKLTVDERRGIPHHQLDVLAVTETASVARYQRAAVADVEAIAGRGAVPVVVGGSMMYVQSLLDNWTFPATDPAVRSRWEQRLAEIGVAVLHEELARVDADAAAAILPTDGRRIVRALEVVELTGQPFAASFPTIGAPRWDTAIVGLDWDTTFLDERLAQRTDKMFADGLVGEVRTLLDRGLRDGVTASRALGYAQVLADLDAGGDGSAAREPTFIGTRRYVRRQRSWFRRDHRTTWMDGAASDLLEDTVRVWRDVP
- a CDS encoding DMT family transporter, whose product is MAGMDSGVELAVFLALGAALFVAIGDVIHQRQAHEVTDESVGHLELFSRLLRDRRWWLGSLVAAAGFALQAAALGVGSVLLVQAILVTSLLFALPIHARLSHRPVTRWQWAWAALLAASVVVIVTVGNPTAGHSRASWETWTAVLVVFGPALVLCVIGANIWKGPVSAVLLALVSGGLWGLFAVLTKGVVDRLDDGLEALLRTPELYVWALVAVAGTAWQQAAFRAGSLTASLPTMTVAEPVVASVLGIVVLGETLRPGEAGWLTLVAAVAAMVVSTAALARGEAATAADPAAQH